Part of the Methanobrevibacter boviskoreani JH1 genome is shown below.
AACTAAAGCTAATAAATTAAAGACTAAAGAATACATTGAAGAGGCTGAATGCCAGGTTTATGATAACTTTGAGAAAGGTCAATTATATCCATTTATCAATAAGAAACTATGTGTTGGCTGTGGATCATGTAGTAATATATGTGCCCAAGGTGTTTACAATCTAGATAATTATATTGGTCCCTTAGTACAGACTAAGAATCTTTTAATACATGATGATAAATGTGTATCATGTTTCTTATGTGAGGATAATTGTCCTACAGCAGCAATTGTTTTAAATTCCGAGAATATTCCAGAATTAGATGCCGATAAATGTATTCGATGTAATACATGTTCAGACAGGTGTCCTGTAGGTGCATTAGAGTTAGTGGATGTTGATTTAAATTCAGATTTATAATAATAAATAAATGAAGGGTATAATATGAAAGCAAAAGAAATGATGGATAAGAATTTTTTAAGTGTTCATGCATTTGATTCAATCAGTGATACTTCTAAATTATTAGAGGATCATAAAAATTTCACATGTCCTGTTGTGGATGATAATATGAAATTAATAGGTTGGATTACTGCTTTAGATTTGACAAAAGGATTACGTGAAGGTAATGAAAAGGTTGCAGAGATTATGCATCCTCCTGAAGAAACTAATTATCTACATGAAAACGATTCAGCAAGGGATGCAGTACTTGAAACCGATAGTAATAAAGTTATAGCTATTCCGGTATATAATGATGATGAGATATTGACAGGTATTATACGTTCTTTTGATATTATACATACTTTCTCAGATTTATATGAAACTAAGGTTTATAAATTCTATGAAGCTATGTTAAAACAATTAAAAGGAGTTTCCTGGGAAGAGCTTATGGAAGCATCAGCTATTGTTACAAGACGTGAAACTGGTGAAAAAATTACTCCTGAAGAGTATGATAAAAGGATTCATGCAGTTACATTTGGTAATGCTATATGGGCAACTGGCGGTCTTGAAAACTTCTTTACAGGATTAATTTCTGTTGGAGAATTAGTAATGGCTCGTAGAGTCGGTTCTAGACCTAGATAAAATTTAATTTAAATTTTATATTGAGTTTTTATTTATTAGGATTTTACTCAATAAAAACTATTAATCTTTTTATTGAATTTCTGTTTTTGTTGAGTGTAATGTGGACTATTAATCTTTTTATTTGAATTTCTTGTTTTATTGAATGTAGTGAAGACTGTTAACTTTTCCATTGAATTTTTGTTTCTATTGTTTATTCTAGTTTCTATTTTTAAATTTTCTTTTTATGAAATACTTCTATTTTTATTAAATTGCCTCTTTTTTTAAAAAACTTAATTTATTTATATGAATATTAACAAAAAGATATATTGATAAATTATTAAATATAATCAAATTTCTAAAAAATATAAATTACAGGGATTTTTCATGAGAACATATAATGAATTTGAAGGAAAAACAATTTTAATAACTGGTGGAGCAGGTTGTGTAGGAGGTAACCTTACACGTAAACTTTCTGATTTAGGTGCTGAAAAGGTAATTATCTTGGATAATATGTCTTCCGCATATCATTGGAATGTTGTAAAAGCGGATAATGTTGAATTTGTTGAGGGAGATATAAGAAGTGATGAAGACTTAAATCGTGTCTTTAAAGAAAGACCAGATTATGTTTATCATTTAGCAGCTCACTTTGCAAATCAGAATAGTGTAGATCAACCTGAAACTGATTTAATGGTTAATGGTTTAGGAATTCTCAAGGTTTTAGAACATGCACAATTAACTGGAGTTGAAAGATTTGTTTATTCCTCATCTGGTTGTGGAGTTTATGGTCTGGATTCCAAAATGCCTTTTAAAGAAGATGATATATCCATTTCATTGCACACTCCTTACCAATTAACAAAGTTGCTTGGAGAATTATATACCAATTATTTCCATAATCTATATGATTTACCAATTGTAAATGCAAGGTTCTTCAATGTATTTGGTCCTGGAGAAGTTCCAGGTAAATATAGAAATGTAATTCCAAACTTTTTCTATTGGTCTATGAATGGTCAGGCTTTACCTATTACTGGTGAAGGTACTGAAACCCGTGATTGGACCTATGTTGGAGATATCTGTAATGGTCTTTTAGCAATGGGTATTGAAGAGGAGGCTATTGGTGAGGCTATTAACCTTGGTTCTGGTAAAGACCATAGGGTTATAGATATGGCTAATAGGGTTAACGAATTGTCTGGAAACGAGGCAGGTATTGAATTTAAGGAAAGAAGAAATTGGGATGCAAAGACTAAACTTTTAAGCTGTATTGACAAAGCACATGATATTCTTGGATATAAACCTACTGTTTCATTTGATGACGGTCTTGTAAAAGTTCATGATTGGTTCGTGGACAATTGGGATAATATACAGGAATCAGCTGAGTTTGATTAGATAAATTATTCCTTTTCTCTTTTTTCTATTTTAAATATTTTTAATTTTAAATAATTCAAGCTATTTTAATTGATTATTATGAAGATTTTAGTTGTTCAAGAGTCTGATTGGTTAAAGAGGAATCCTCATCAACAACATCATCTTATGGATAGAATGTCTGTAAGGGGTCATGAAATTAAGGTAATTGATTATCCAATTGATTGGTCTAAGGATGACCCGGAAGGTTTTAGATTCAATAGACAGGTAGTAGACAATGTTTATAAAGTGGATAAGAAGGCAAATATTCAGGTTATAAGACCAGGTTTTATCAAGAAACCTGTACTTAATTATATTTCACTTTACAGATCCCATAAGGCAGAAATCAAATATCAGATTGAAAACTTCAAACCTGATGTAATTGTTGGTTTAGGATTACTTAATGCATATTCAGCATCTAAGCTATGTATGAAATATGATATACCCTTTGTATATTATTTAATCGATGTATTATATGCGTTGATTCCGGAAAAGACATTTCAATCATTAGGTAAAAAAATAAATAAAAAGGCTATTAAAAATTCTAGAAAAGTCATTACCATTAATGAAAAACTATCAGAACTTGCAATAAGTCTGGGTGCAAAACCAGAGGATACAATTAAAATTGATGCAGGCATTGATTTAAAATCATATGATCCTAATCTTGATGCATCAGCTATTAAAAAGGAATATAATATTGATGATGAGGATATTGTACTTTTCTTTATGGGTTTTATCTATGATTTTGCAGGAATGAAAGAACTTGCAATTGAACTAGGTAGAAACAAGGATAAGTATCCCAACTATAAGATTCTTATAGTTGGTGACGGTGATGCATATGATGATTTAGTTGGAATTAAAAACGACTATAATCTTCAAGATCAATTGATATTAACAGGTCGCCAGCCATTTGAGAAAATCCCTGAATTTTTATCAGCAGCTAGTTTTTGTCTTCTTCCCGCATATATAGACGAGGAGATTATGCAAGATATTGTGCCAATTAAAATATATGAATACCTTGCCATGGAAAAGGTGGTTATTGCAACAGAACTTCCAGGAATTTCAACGGAATTTGGATATGGTCATGGTGTTGAGTATGTTCACGAGGCAAGTGAGGTTTTAGATAAAGCTCAATCCATTATTGATAGTGGAAAGTATGAAACACTTTCAAAAACTGCACGTGAATATGTAAAGGATAATGACTGGGAAAGTATTGTTGATAAGTTTGAAGATACATTAAATGAAATTATCGGCAATTGTAAATAAGTGATTTAGAATTACACTTAAGTGGGAATATATTATACTTTCATTTATATTGCGGACTTGAGGGTATGATGGATTATGATTACCTTCCAGTATTGAGGAGAAACATATTGGAATACACTTTATATATTGGTAGTGGAAATCAAGAGTTGATAATCTAAAATCATAAATGTAAATATTTCTATTTATTTAAAATTCAAATTGCCGGGTAACTTTAATTAATTATTTATTTAATTAATTAAATTTTCTGATTGGTTTTAAATTTATTTTTATTTAATATTATTATAGAAAATTTACTTTATTTTCCCTAAAATAAATGGTTTTTATTCCTGAAATCTAGGAAAATATAAAAATTTTTAAATATAATATTAACTATAATTATATACATAATAGTGTGAGGTAATTTTATGATTTACAATATAGATGCAAAGAATACTAGAAAAGGTAATAGTATTTCTTTTTCTTTAAAAAAAGATGAAGGAGACTATGATTTTTATTACGAAGATGAAAATACTCATGAAAAGGTTAATCCTGAAGTGATTTCAAATAACAGTATTAGAGAAATTTGTAATAATATTATGTTAGCTAATTCTCCAATGCGTACTTTAAAACCAGGAGAAACTGCTGATTTTAAAACTTTGACCTATGAAGGTAAAATTACTTGTAACTAGATTTAATTCTTATATTGGATTTTATTAACTGCAATCTATTAGTACAAGTATAAAAAAGATGTGACATTTAAAAAAAATTTATATTGCAGCTAATAATTTTCTTTATTTATTAAATCTTTATACACTAATTTGTTTTTTGTTTATTTTTTTGAGTTCTTATTTTTGATTGAAGTTAATTTTATAGATATTTTTTCATTAAAACATAATTCTTATTTGTCTATTTATCTTTATTTTTATAGGAATTTTTATTGTTTTTTTTATTAGCTATTTCTTAAATTTTATTTATCTGTATATTTT
Proteins encoded:
- a CDS encoding CBS domain-containing protein — translated: MKAKEMMDKNFLSVHAFDSISDTSKLLEDHKNFTCPVVDDNMKLIGWITALDLTKGLREGNEKVAEIMHPPEETNYLHENDSARDAVLETDSNKVIAIPVYNDDEILTGIIRSFDIIHTFSDLYETKVYKFYEAMLKQLKGVSWEELMEASAIVTRRETGEKITPEEYDKRIHAVTFGNAIWATGGLENFFTGLISVGELVMARRVGSRPR
- a CDS encoding NAD-dependent epimerase/dehydratase family protein, which encodes MRTYNEFEGKTILITGGAGCVGGNLTRKLSDLGAEKVIILDNMSSAYHWNVVKADNVEFVEGDIRSDEDLNRVFKERPDYVYHLAAHFANQNSVDQPETDLMVNGLGILKVLEHAQLTGVERFVYSSSGCGVYGLDSKMPFKEDDISISLHTPYQLTKLLGELYTNYFHNLYDLPIVNARFFNVFGPGEVPGKYRNVIPNFFYWSMNGQALPITGEGTETRDWTYVGDICNGLLAMGIEEEAIGEAINLGSGKDHRVIDMANRVNELSGNEAGIEFKERRNWDAKTKLLSCIDKAHDILGYKPTVSFDDGLVKVHDWFVDNWDNIQESAEFD
- a CDS encoding glycosyltransferase family 4 protein, whose product is MKILVVQESDWLKRNPHQQHHLMDRMSVRGHEIKVIDYPIDWSKDDPEGFRFNRQVVDNVYKVDKKANIQVIRPGFIKKPVLNYISLYRSHKAEIKYQIENFKPDVIVGLGLLNAYSASKLCMKYDIPFVYYLIDVLYALIPEKTFQSLGKKINKKAIKNSRKVITINEKLSELAISLGAKPEDTIKIDAGIDLKSYDPNLDASAIKKEYNIDDEDIVLFFMGFIYDFAGMKELAIELGRNKDKYPNYKILIVGDGDAYDDLVGIKNDYNLQDQLILTGRQPFEKIPEFLSAASFCLLPAYIDEEIMQDIVPIKIYEYLAMEKVVIATELPGISTEFGYGHGVEYVHEASEVLDKAQSIIDSGKYETLSKTAREYVKDNDWESIVDKFEDTLNEIIGNCK